From the genome of Anopheles moucheti chromosome 3, idAnoMoucSN_F20_07, whole genome shotgun sequence, one region includes:
- the LOC128301257 gene encoding uncharacterized protein LOC128301257 yields the protein MASSARRKVAARLRVTVAIAFFLAAQLATNVQASEDELPVVSYINREASGKKILPDFTSIQLGESVPEQYRAAANRFARLWKEHVTGIKGYDAVKDVPFTLIVPDKIDETVFGGNEPKIREFLLEHVVPGALVEVKDQNTYLNLNQHPVHVNLSCFDMLMAYEINQSAKVLTKRNITEHLSLVFIVGNLTESDIQSSSSNKFNKRNIQETNRYNEPQRLEMKNATKELASSKENKIGQHLMNFLAGMKSGTKVFQHFLSSSNLSNLMDDSSYMVFIPSDTAFQRWHPIDWGFYPFSVQEFTEMVLRNHFVRTKQPLRMADLRVIHGDQRYKTLGGEYIVLKNKPSPNVNNVTIVSDYTLSNGIEVFILSEVLFVSEAVVSRLHQMHKDKETPPLLAFPWFGAQFLSHSFLALERDTRFTQITRFLNTAEIAQFISGSNYTFFVPTDEAFERYSLDLLPDSVLASEKGIKMLLNHFIRGRLYDRDLKDGELIDTIGGMPVKIQRSFENTVRVNTARIVESEVFVYNLGTMFYIDDVLYPDLLKDEVKAITDLKNVDKNVPDNIGASDAYTTEQNPPVTDRPTTTTFRSLYGLLTTNADVELVPLEVTESSKRNSDEDSSQFQDDEIITPKALPLRYFYNPKK from the exons ATGGCCAGCAGTGCCAGACGGAAAGTCGCCGCCAGGTTACGTGTTACCGTGGCCATCGCGTTCTTCCTTGCAGCTCAACTTGCAACAAATGTGCAAGCGAGCGAAGATGAATTACCGGTCGTCAGTTACATCAATCGTGAAGCGTCAGGAAAGAAAATTTTGCCCGATTTTACATCGATCCAGCTCGGCGAAAGTGTTCCCGAACAATACCGTGCAGCGGCAAACAGATTCGCACGACTGTGGAAGGAACATGTGACCGGAATCAAAGGATACGACGCGGTTAAAG ATGTTCCATTTACATTAATAGTACCGGATAAAATAGACGAGACAGTTTTCGGTGGAAATGAACCAAAAATACGAGAATTCCTGCTTGAGCACGTTGTTCCTGGTGCACTGGTAGAGGTGAAAGATCAAAACACTTATCTCAATCTAAACCAGCATCCTGTGCATGTGAATCTGTCCTGCTTCGATATGCTGATGGCGTATGAAATTAACCAAAGCGCTAAGGTACTCACCAAGCGCAACATTACCGAGCATCTCAGTTTGGTGTTCATAGTTGGCAACTTGACGGAATCGGACATTCAGAGTTCGTCCtcaaataaattcaacaaacGAAATATCCAAGAGACAAACCG CTACAACGAACCACAGAGgctggaaatgaaaaatgccaCCAAGGAACTTGCGtcaagcaaagaaaacaaaattggacAACATTTGATGAACTTTCTGGCTGGCATGAAATCGGGAACCAAGGTCTTCCAGCACTTTCTCTCCAGTTCCAACCTGAGCAACCTGATGGACGACAGCTCGTACATGGTTTTCATACCATCGGATACGGCCTTCCAACGGTGGCATCCCATCGACTGGGGCTTCTATCCGTTCAGTGTGCAAGAGTTTACGGAAATGGTGCTACGTAATCACTTCGTTCGTACCAAGCAACCATTGCGCATGGCGGATCTTCGGGTGATTCACGGTGATCAGCGCTATAAAACCCTTGGTGGAGAGTATATTGTACTTAAGAACAAAC CTTCTCCCAATGTGAACAATGTTACCATAGTATCCGATTATACCCTCTCGAATGGTATCGAAGTTTTCATACTATCCGAAGTGCTCTTCGTTTCGGAAGCGGTGGTCTCACGCTTGCATCAG ATGCATAAGGATAAAGAAACACCGCCCCTGTTGGCTTTCCCTTGGTTTGGAGCTCAGTTTCTGTCCCACTCATTCCTAGCCCTGGAGCGTGACACACGGTTCACACAAATCACCCGGTTTCTCAATACGGCAGAAATCGCACAGTTCATTTCTGGCTCCAATTACACCTTCTTCGTACCAACTGACGAGGCGTTTGAACGCTACAGTTTAGATTTGCTACCGGACAGTGTGCTCGCCTCCGAGAAGGGCATCAAAATGCTGCTGAACCATTTCATTCGGGGCAGATTGTATGATCGCGATCTAAAAGATGGAGAGCTGATTGACACGATTGGTGGTATGCCCGTCAAAATTCAACGATCGTTTGAAAACACTGTTCGGGTTAATACTGCACGCATTGTGGAGTCGGAAGTGTTTGTGTACAACCTGGGCACAATGTTCTACATCGACGATGTACTCTATCCCGATTTACTGAAGGATGAAGTTAAGGCAATTACAGATCTGAAGAACGTGGATAAAAATGTTCCGGACAATATCGGGGCAAGCGATGCTTATACAACCGAACAAAACCCACCAGTGACCGATCGACCGACAACCACCACCTTTCGATCGCTATACGGTCTGCTCACCACCAATGCCGACGTTGAGCTAGTGCCGTTGGAAGTTACTGAATCGAGCAAACGCAACAGCGACGAGGACAGCTCTCAGTTTCAGGATGATGAAATCATTACGCCTAAAGCGCTTCCTTTGAGATACTTCTACAACCCGAAGAAGTAG
- the LOC128304199 gene encoding PITH domain-containing protein GA19395 gives MSHGHSHGGDCGHEALGIENELEIGIHYSLYEKIDMHNVECLNEELEGSGKTVFKPYNERLSHDKFVNSDADEELLFNIPFTGNVKLKGIIIIGADDESHPKKMRLFKNRPKMTFDDTAATADQEFALERDASGVIEYSTKVVTFANVHHLSLHIPTNYGGDSTTVYYIGLKGEFSEAHHHGVTICTYESRPNVSDHKNNVFDSVNHQIQ, from the exons ATGTCGCATGGACATTCGCATGGTGGTGATTGCGGGCATGAAGCATTGGGCATTGAAAACGAACTGGAAATAGGTATACACTACAGCTTGTACGAGAAAATTGATATGCACAATGTAGAATGTTTGAACGAGGAGCTGGAAGGATCCGGAAAAACCGTATTCAAGCCGTACAATGAACGTTTGAGCCATGACAAG TTCGTAAATAGTGATGCTGACGAGGAGCTGTTATTCAACATACCATTCACCGGTAATGTGAAACTAAAAGGAATCATCATCATAGGGGCGGATGATGAATCACATCCAAAGAAAATGCGTCTATTCAAGAATCGCCCTAAAATGACCTTCGATGATACGGCTGCCACAGCCGATCAAGAATTTGCATTGGAAAGAGATGCAAGTGGTGTGATTGAATATTCCACTAA AGTGGTAACATTTGCAAACGTGCATCACCTTTCATTGCATATTCCTACCAATTATGGAGGCGATAGTACCACCGTTTATTACATAGGATTGAAAGGAGAATTTAGTGAAGCACATCATCACGGTGTGACAATTTGCACTTATGAGTCACGCCCCAACGTTTCGgatcataaaaataatgtGTTTGATTCCGTGAATCATCAAATTCAATAA
- the LOC128304447 gene encoding GTPase-activating protein skywalker isoform X2 yields MPVNAIGTEQLSGIEEESDIYEAFAPHVDTTNISVLTDTPPGKKPNLKSFQDVQSLIQQGKKREAKIVLRENSWPTNSPIRSQLWPALCAQHHVGKTMLDGFYWDMVNQVFGTTELPEKPIMLPPFVDSTHCLPYHLTRKGRAVADRVVSVLGYACPDITYSPTLYPITSILLHFMSEEESYHCMASLVAPKEKVFITQTKLLYEVTWKTVMQIAKKHAKSAVNYLSTMCNGQKPESIFMDWCWWILGGLPFPHLVRVMDCFFHEGIKVFYRVSLAILILFHKHVTASNSDWDADAIKNDIDNALPKFCKNIPVSPAKLLRTAFSIRALSSTYISRVFLKTEMLLKSKSVLSGPKQMVRSRSSDNLPTSQSQINVQMMSHTLTIREGAHSPDVRVLSMGVFPIQAIKSKICDQDALFTLWSWLPVRITMYQPELLYTTEEHGCSLTTFYVRVEQHEPTLLMIKTCNNEVFGAYCSSRWFERNLKDDRGQRQAYFGTGETFLFSLYPERAKYPWVGIEGDTGLGHASELFMAADSKMITIGGGEGQAIWMDENIRFGKTDRCQTFNNPPLCASGDFEIRVLEVYGFVGA; encoded by the exons gAAAAAAGCCGAACTTGAAGTCGTTCCAAGACGTGCAGTCACTCATACAGCAGGGGAAAAAGCGAGAGGCAAAGATAGTGTTAAGAGAAAATTCATGGCCCACCAATTCACCGATTCGTTCGCAGTTATGGCCCGCGTTGTGTGCCCAACATCACGTTGGCAAAACGATGCTGGACGGATTCTACTGGGATATGGTGAATCAG GTTTTTGGTACAACAGAACTGCCCGAGAAACCTATAATGCTCCCTCCTTTCGTCGATTCAACGCACTGTCTGCCCTATCACCTAACGCGGAAGGGTCGAGCGGTGGCTGACCGCGTAGTTAGTGTGCTTGGTTATGCCTGTCCAGATATCACCTACAGCCCTACGCTTTACCCTATTACTTCCATTTTGTTACACTTTATGTCCG AGGAAGAAAGCTACCACTGTATGGCAAGCCTTGTGGCTCCCAAAGAGAAAGTTTTTATTACTCAAACGAAGTTACTTTACGAAGTCACCTGGAAGACTGTGATGCAAATTGCCAAAAAACATGCG AAATCTGCTGTTAATTATCTATCCACAATGTGCAACGGACAGAAGCCGGAATCAATCTTCATGGATTGGTGCTGGTGGATACTAGGTGGCTTACCTTTTCCGCATCTGGTACGGGTGATGGATTGCTTTTTCCATGAGGGAATCAAGGTGTTCTACCGTGTGTCGTTGGCGATATTGATACTTTTCCACAAACACGTTACCGCCAGTAATTCTGATTGGGACGCTGATGCGATAAAAAATGACATCGATAATGCCCTTCCAAAGTTCTGTAAAAACATACCAGTCTCGCCAGCGAAGCTACTACGGACGGCTTTTAGTATAAGAGCGCTAAG TTCAACCTATATATCTAGGGTATTTTTGAAGACTGAAATGCTACTCAAAAGTAAGTCAGTACTAAGCGGGCCGAAGCAAATGGTAAGATCACGTTCTAGCGATAATTTACCAACGAGTCAATCCCAGATCAACGTACAAATGATGTCTCACACCCTTACAATTCGGGAG GGTGCTCATTCTCCTGACGTACGAGTGTTGTCTATGGGAGTGTTTCCAATTCAagcaataaaaagcaaaatttgTGATCAGGACGCA CTGTTTACGCTCTGGTCCTGGCTGCCAGTAAGAATAACAATGTATCAGCCCGAGTTATTATACACCACTGAAGAACACGGATGTTCTTTGACAACGTTTTACGTTCGGGTGGAACAACATGAACCAACACTGCTAATGATTAAAACGTGTAACAACGAA GTGTTCGGTGCTTACTGTTCGTCTCGATGGTTTGAGCGTAATTTAAAAGATGACCGTGGACAACGTCAGGCTTACTTTGGAACGGGAGAAacgttccttttttccctttaccCCGAGCGCGCCAAATATCCTTGGGTTGGGATTGAGGGCGATACAGGATTGGGTCATGCATCAGAACTCTTTATGGCTGCCGATTCAAAGATGATTACTATCGGTGGCGG AGAGGGACAGGCTATctggatggatgaaaacaTACGCTTTGGCAAAACCGATCGCTGCCAAACATTCAACAACCCACCGCTTTGCGCCTCTGGCGATTTTGAGATACGAGTGCTGGAGGTGTACGGTTTTGTAGGGGCGTAA
- the LOC128304447 gene encoding GTPase-activating protein skywalker isoform X3 gives MVAKTPEGISLENLSKRASVYIDPDCDLYLELQYLQSSKLTKCTCFNIQLLRAKGKKPNLKSFQDVQSLIQQGKKREAKIVLRENSWPTNSPIRSQLWPALCAQHHVGKTMLDGFYWDMVNQVFGTTELPEKPIMLPPFVDSTHCLPYHLTRKGRAVADRVVSVLGYACPDITYSPTLYPITSILLHFMSEEESYHCMASLVAPKEKVFITQTKLLYEVTWKTVMQIAKKHAKSAVNYLSTMCNGQKPESIFMDWCWWILGGLPFPHLVRVMDCFFHEGIKVFYRVSLAILILFHKHVTASNSDWDADAIKNDIDNALPKFCKNIPVSPAKLLRTAFSIRALSSTYISRVFLKTEMLLKSKSVLSGPKQMVRSRSSDNLPTSQSQINVQMMSHTLTIRELFTLWSWLPVRITMYQPELLYTTEEHGCSLTTFYVRVEQHEPTLLMIKTCNNEVFGAYCSSRWFERNLKDDRGQRQAYFGTGETFLFSLYPERAKYPWVGIEGDTGLGHASELFMAADSKMITIGGGEGQAIWMDENIRFGKTDRCQTFNNPPLCASGDFEIRVLEVYGFVGA, from the exons ATGGTTGCAAAAACACCGGAAGGAATATCGTTGGAAAATCTGAGCAAACGAGCCTCGGTGTACATTGACCCAGATTGTGATTTGTACCTAGAGCTTCAATATTTGCAATCTTCCAAACTTACCAAATGTACGTGTTTCAACATACAACTATTGAGAGCAAAAG gAAAAAAGCCGAACTTGAAGTCGTTCCAAGACGTGCAGTCACTCATACAGCAGGGGAAAAAGCGAGAGGCAAAGATAGTGTTAAGAGAAAATTCATGGCCCACCAATTCACCGATTCGTTCGCAGTTATGGCCCGCGTTGTGTGCCCAACATCACGTTGGCAAAACGATGCTGGACGGATTCTACTGGGATATGGTGAATCAG GTTTTTGGTACAACAGAACTGCCCGAGAAACCTATAATGCTCCCTCCTTTCGTCGATTCAACGCACTGTCTGCCCTATCACCTAACGCGGAAGGGTCGAGCGGTGGCTGACCGCGTAGTTAGTGTGCTTGGTTATGCCTGTCCAGATATCACCTACAGCCCTACGCTTTACCCTATTACTTCCATTTTGTTACACTTTATGTCCG AGGAAGAAAGCTACCACTGTATGGCAAGCCTTGTGGCTCCCAAAGAGAAAGTTTTTATTACTCAAACGAAGTTACTTTACGAAGTCACCTGGAAGACTGTGATGCAAATTGCCAAAAAACATGCG AAATCTGCTGTTAATTATCTATCCACAATGTGCAACGGACAGAAGCCGGAATCAATCTTCATGGATTGGTGCTGGTGGATACTAGGTGGCTTACCTTTTCCGCATCTGGTACGGGTGATGGATTGCTTTTTCCATGAGGGAATCAAGGTGTTCTACCGTGTGTCGTTGGCGATATTGATACTTTTCCACAAACACGTTACCGCCAGTAATTCTGATTGGGACGCTGATGCGATAAAAAATGACATCGATAATGCCCTTCCAAAGTTCTGTAAAAACATACCAGTCTCGCCAGCGAAGCTACTACGGACGGCTTTTAGTATAAGAGCGCTAAG TTCAACCTATATATCTAGGGTATTTTTGAAGACTGAAATGCTACTCAAAAGTAAGTCAGTACTAAGCGGGCCGAAGCAAATGGTAAGATCACGTTCTAGCGATAATTTACCAACGAGTCAATCCCAGATCAACGTACAAATGATGTCTCACACCCTTACAATTCGGGAG CTGTTTACGCTCTGGTCCTGGCTGCCAGTAAGAATAACAATGTATCAGCCCGAGTTATTATACACCACTGAAGAACACGGATGTTCTTTGACAACGTTTTACGTTCGGGTGGAACAACATGAACCAACACTGCTAATGATTAAAACGTGTAACAACGAA GTGTTCGGTGCTTACTGTTCGTCTCGATGGTTTGAGCGTAATTTAAAAGATGACCGTGGACAACGTCAGGCTTACTTTGGAACGGGAGAAacgttccttttttccctttaccCCGAGCGCGCCAAATATCCTTGGGTTGGGATTGAGGGCGATACAGGATTGGGTCATGCATCAGAACTCTTTATGGCTGCCGATTCAAAGATGATTACTATCGGTGGCGG AGAGGGACAGGCTATctggatggatgaaaacaTACGCTTTGGCAAAACCGATCGCTGCCAAACATTCAACAACCCACCGCTTTGCGCCTCTGGCGATTTTGAGATACGAGTGCTGGAGGTGTACGGTTTTGTAGGGGCGTAA
- the LOC128304447 gene encoding GTPase-activating protein skywalker isoform X1, translated as MVAKTPEGISLENLSKRASVYIDPDCDLYLELQYLQSSKLTKCTCFNIQLLRAKGKKPNLKSFQDVQSLIQQGKKREAKIVLRENSWPTNSPIRSQLWPALCAQHHVGKTMLDGFYWDMVNQVFGTTELPEKPIMLPPFVDSTHCLPYHLTRKGRAVADRVVSVLGYACPDITYSPTLYPITSILLHFMSEEESYHCMASLVAPKEKVFITQTKLLYEVTWKTVMQIAKKHAKSAVNYLSTMCNGQKPESIFMDWCWWILGGLPFPHLVRVMDCFFHEGIKVFYRVSLAILILFHKHVTASNSDWDADAIKNDIDNALPKFCKNIPVSPAKLLRTAFSIRALSSTYISRVFLKTEMLLKSKSVLSGPKQMVRSRSSDNLPTSQSQINVQMMSHTLTIREGAHSPDVRVLSMGVFPIQAIKSKICDQDALFTLWSWLPVRITMYQPELLYTTEEHGCSLTTFYVRVEQHEPTLLMIKTCNNEVFGAYCSSRWFERNLKDDRGQRQAYFGTGETFLFSLYPERAKYPWVGIEGDTGLGHASELFMAADSKMITIGGGEGQAIWMDENIRFGKTDRCQTFNNPPLCASGDFEIRVLEVYGFVGA; from the exons ATGGTTGCAAAAACACCGGAAGGAATATCGTTGGAAAATCTGAGCAAACGAGCCTCGGTGTACATTGACCCAGATTGTGATTTGTACCTAGAGCTTCAATATTTGCAATCTTCCAAACTTACCAAATGTACGTGTTTCAACATACAACTATTGAGAGCAAAAG gAAAAAAGCCGAACTTGAAGTCGTTCCAAGACGTGCAGTCACTCATACAGCAGGGGAAAAAGCGAGAGGCAAAGATAGTGTTAAGAGAAAATTCATGGCCCACCAATTCACCGATTCGTTCGCAGTTATGGCCCGCGTTGTGTGCCCAACATCACGTTGGCAAAACGATGCTGGACGGATTCTACTGGGATATGGTGAATCAG GTTTTTGGTACAACAGAACTGCCCGAGAAACCTATAATGCTCCCTCCTTTCGTCGATTCAACGCACTGTCTGCCCTATCACCTAACGCGGAAGGGTCGAGCGGTGGCTGACCGCGTAGTTAGTGTGCTTGGTTATGCCTGTCCAGATATCACCTACAGCCCTACGCTTTACCCTATTACTTCCATTTTGTTACACTTTATGTCCG AGGAAGAAAGCTACCACTGTATGGCAAGCCTTGTGGCTCCCAAAGAGAAAGTTTTTATTACTCAAACGAAGTTACTTTACGAAGTCACCTGGAAGACTGTGATGCAAATTGCCAAAAAACATGCG AAATCTGCTGTTAATTATCTATCCACAATGTGCAACGGACAGAAGCCGGAATCAATCTTCATGGATTGGTGCTGGTGGATACTAGGTGGCTTACCTTTTCCGCATCTGGTACGGGTGATGGATTGCTTTTTCCATGAGGGAATCAAGGTGTTCTACCGTGTGTCGTTGGCGATATTGATACTTTTCCACAAACACGTTACCGCCAGTAATTCTGATTGGGACGCTGATGCGATAAAAAATGACATCGATAATGCCCTTCCAAAGTTCTGTAAAAACATACCAGTCTCGCCAGCGAAGCTACTACGGACGGCTTTTAGTATAAGAGCGCTAAG TTCAACCTATATATCTAGGGTATTTTTGAAGACTGAAATGCTACTCAAAAGTAAGTCAGTACTAAGCGGGCCGAAGCAAATGGTAAGATCACGTTCTAGCGATAATTTACCAACGAGTCAATCCCAGATCAACGTACAAATGATGTCTCACACCCTTACAATTCGGGAG GGTGCTCATTCTCCTGACGTACGAGTGTTGTCTATGGGAGTGTTTCCAATTCAagcaataaaaagcaaaatttgTGATCAGGACGCA CTGTTTACGCTCTGGTCCTGGCTGCCAGTAAGAATAACAATGTATCAGCCCGAGTTATTATACACCACTGAAGAACACGGATGTTCTTTGACAACGTTTTACGTTCGGGTGGAACAACATGAACCAACACTGCTAATGATTAAAACGTGTAACAACGAA GTGTTCGGTGCTTACTGTTCGTCTCGATGGTTTGAGCGTAATTTAAAAGATGACCGTGGACAACGTCAGGCTTACTTTGGAACGGGAGAAacgttccttttttccctttaccCCGAGCGCGCCAAATATCCTTGGGTTGGGATTGAGGGCGATACAGGATTGGGTCATGCATCAGAACTCTTTATGGCTGCCGATTCAAAGATGATTACTATCGGTGGCGG AGAGGGACAGGCTATctggatggatgaaaacaTACGCTTTGGCAAAACCGATCGCTGCCAAACATTCAACAACCCACCGCTTTGCGCCTCTGGCGATTTTGAGATACGAGTGCTGGAGGTGTACGGTTTTGTAGGGGCGTAA